One Gloeothece citriformis PCC 7424 DNA window includes the following coding sequences:
- a CDS encoding ParM/StbA family protein, which yields MDPYVSELPKQLLTQNNSLTSALPKDRAWVAIDDRYTAVGYLAQLLTTANPMLSQLKLLSAVEKVAAAVWVLKEQFKLPRQIRLALVALLPPGEYSNKQTLFERLRESLSSYTTPTGEMEVELSLFDCKPEGAGIFMHHKGKRGAINITQGIMAVLPLGYRNASALVFDRGNIADFTTSDLGFASMLKGIIRHTSGQTLERLSEPVSQWRIQQTDLVLKKILLSDDEDEELDTLKEAIAIQHQKYTTDLFKWLSEVLPKNLEEVVLCGGTADYLKREMIEYFGGKKVYLHANVNLPDDIKSLQMENRWADVWCIWDYFLPTLNSLNKTKVAA from the coding sequence ATGGACCCCTACGTCAGCGAGTTACCTAAACAGTTATTAACCCAAAATAATTCATTGACCAGCGCCCTCCCCAAAGATAGGGCGTGGGTGGCGATAGACGATCGATACACGGCAGTGGGGTATCTAGCTCAACTGTTGACGACGGCCAACCCGATGCTGTCACAGTTGAAGTTATTGAGCGCAGTCGAGAAGGTGGCGGCGGCGGTGTGGGTATTGAAGGAGCAATTTAAATTACCACGACAAATTAGATTGGCGTTGGTTGCTCTGTTGCCCCCCGGTGAATACTCCAATAAGCAAACTCTCTTTGAGAGGCTCAGGGAATCATTATCCTCATACACGACCCCTACCGGCGAGATGGAGGTGGAATTAAGTCTATTCGACTGCAAACCGGAGGGTGCGGGAATATTCATGCACCATAAAGGCAAACGGGGAGCGATTAATATCACTCAAGGAATCATGGCAGTGCTTCCCCTTGGGTATCGTAATGCGAGTGCCCTGGTGTTTGACCGGGGTAATATAGCTGATTTCACTACCTCGGATCTAGGATTTGCTTCTATGCTTAAGGGCATAATCCGTCATACATCGGGGCAAACTCTGGAACGTTTATCGGAACCCGTCTCCCAATGGCGTATTCAACAAACTGATTTGGTGTTAAAGAAAATACTACTTTCCGATGATGAGGACGAAGAACTGGACACACTTAAAGAAGCGATCGCCATACAGCACCAGAAATATACCACCGATCTATTTAAGTGGTTATCGGAGGTGTTACCTAAAAATCTAGAGGAGGTCGTCCTCTGCGGGGGGACAGCCGATTATCTCAAGAGGGAGATGATTGAATATTTCGGCGGGAAAAAAGTTTATCTTCATGCCAATGTCAATTTGCCCGATGACATTAAATCATTGCAGATGGAGAACCGATGGGCTGATGTGTGGTGTATTTGGGATTATTTTTTGCCAACACTCAACAGCTTAAATAAAACAAAAGTCGCGGCGTAA
- a CDS encoding GUN4 domain-containing protein, with protein sequence MLTITTSNQRIKIYNKIYEVPVLSDSSFVSFQEQLNTRQALISTGKRSTKLLGFISKHSEISVESRFEELERLIEDYNELITFLNDHKEAYQQFFLDLTTELKAIVGQKCKELAQTELERLQLEKEVGDDELLLSTLKNQQQQIFKSAFLLHQATQLMLKKVELINKSIQKLATDQEQQKELLEGMIGRLDKYRKTYALQQKINKIEKDIAAMADAAINFEQYLSDFLSPFQGLIDQVVKVDGELTRTVEEIKLLAGDIVNPNIAVLDTGSDFSNNIVEFMVASTNKQDHIEQTLQEIRFSNATSIDELLVSSEVLEVTSLSKAISSIQNTVGEQLTQFHKSVHSSSHKVTSSVKKLQEYLEQQEWLKADQTTKDILLTVANRNNRPKVSDIKFESMRDINKLWSDAQTLSNWLRVEDIKNLPFELLQEIDQLWLDSSNGRFGFSIQANIYQELGGSDNFNWNTWLNFCDRVGWRVNDDWPDYDEFNYSSLQEGQLPLLAIAGNTPRFTVFFWSRLVTFAQQLSEK encoded by the coding sequence ATGCTCACCATAACCACCAGTAACCAGAGAATAAAAATCTACAATAAAATCTATGAAGTGCCCGTCTTGAGCGATTCGAGCTTTGTCTCATTTCAGGAACAATTAAACACCCGACAAGCCTTAATAAGCACAGGGAAACGATCGACAAAGTTATTAGGGTTTATCTCCAAGCACTCGGAAATTAGCGTAGAATCTAGGTTTGAAGAGTTAGAACGATTAATCGAGGACTATAATGAATTAATAACTTTTCTTAATGACCATAAAGAAGCTTATCAGCAGTTTTTCTTAGACTTAACTACTGAATTAAAAGCGATCGTAGGACAAAAATGTAAGGAATTGGCGCAGACTGAATTAGAACGCCTACAACTGGAAAAGGAAGTAGGGGACGATGAACTATTGCTGAGTACCTTAAAAAATCAGCAACAACAGATCTTTAAAAGTGCTTTCCTCCTCCATCAAGCTACACAGTTGATGCTCAAAAAAGTTGAGCTAATCAATAAAAGTATTCAGAAATTGGCAACCGACCAGGAACAACAGAAGGAGTTACTTGAAGGGATGATAGGAAGGCTGGACAAGTATAGAAAAACCTATGCTCTACAGCAGAAAATTAATAAGATTGAGAAAGACATTGCTGCGATGGCGGATGCGGCCATTAACTTCGAGCAATACCTAAGCGACTTTTTAAGCCCCTTTCAAGGGTTGATTGACCAAGTGGTTAAGGTTGATGGTGAACTGACTAGAACAGTTGAGGAGATTAAACTCTTAGCGGGCGATATCGTCAATCCTAATATTGCTGTCCTCGATACGGGTTCGGATTTCTCTAATAATATTGTCGAGTTCATGGTGGCCTCAACAAATAAACAAGACCATATCGAACAAACGCTACAAGAGATACGTTTCTCTAATGCCACCAGTATAGATGAGTTATTAGTGTCTTCTGAAGTATTGGAAGTTACCTCATTAAGCAAAGCAATCTCATCAATACAAAATACAGTGGGTGAGCAGCTAACGCAATTCCACAAATCGGTTCATTCTTCTTCCCATAAAGTTACCTCGTCTGTTAAAAAGCTTCAGGAGTATTTAGAGCAACAAGAATGGCTTAAAGCTGACCAAACAACTAAAGACATTCTTTTAACGGTAGCTAATAGGAACAACAGACCAAAAGTCTCAGATATTAAGTTTGAGTCAATGCGGGATATCAACAAATTGTGGTCAGACGCTCAAACCCTCTCTAATTGGCTAAGAGTCGAAGATATTAAGAACCTGCCCTTTGAGTTATTACAAGAAATAGACCAATTGTGGTTAGACTCAAGTAATGGTCGTTTTGGGTTTTCCATTCAAGCTAATATCTACCAGGAATTGGGAGGGTCTGATAATTTCAATTGGAACACATGGTTAAATTTCTGCGATCGCGTAGGTTGGAGAGTCAATGACGACTGGCCTGATTATGACGAGTTCAACTACTCATCATTACAAGAAGGACAATTACCCCTTTTGGCGATCGCAGGTAATACGCCAAGATTTACTGTATTCTTCTGGTCGAGGTTAGTTACATTTGCTCAACAATTAAGTGAAAAATAA
- a CDS encoding MobC family plasmid mobilization relaxosome protein — MTQQRIEKIQLCLTPEEKLKATQLAKNLGTTVSAFFRSAIYKKYEARLDRQIPEITVKSYLKLGKIGNNINQIAKVLNSHQKLNTAVHYDVLFELKQELTELKELLNNLLYFFRQIRDSVKK; from the coding sequence ATGACTCAACAACGAATCGAAAAAATTCAACTATGCTTAACACCGGAGGAAAAGCTTAAAGCTACCCAATTGGCCAAAAATTTAGGGACTACGGTCAGTGCTTTTTTCCGTTCTGCTATTTATAAAAAATATGAGGCTAGACTTGATCGCCAAATTCCTGAAATTACGGTGAAAAGTTATTTAAAGTTGGGTAAAATAGGCAATAATATTAATCAAATTGCCAAAGTTCTCAATTCACATCAAAAACTTAATACGGCTGTCCATTACGATGTTCTGTTTGAACTTAAACAAGAACTCACTGAACTTAAAGAACTACTCAATAACTTACTTTACTTCTTCCGTCAAATTCGAGACTCGGTAAAAAAATGA
- a CDS encoding relaxase/mobilization nuclease domain-containing protein, which produces MIAKQIKGSNFYGCLAYVLSKHSAVIIDGNVSGTSPGELTKEFQLCSQNNRRVTRPVYHAVLSTPPNEKPDPGTWKAIASDFLEGMNFTDVPYIVVEHNDTDHNHIHIVAGRVRANGTCVSDSWDYIRSPKVVRHLEDKYGLSSPINNRYTLKNNKPIQLDDYQASSTDESGAYNLLKTTIDSVYPHCESLVDLAKILRQQDIKLGIRKTKRTNTVQGVRYGIGKYNFSGTQLGRDYTLPGLTHKSRRSHQLTFNSTSDLALIESLRNLQVVRELEQVQIQQQQIQIKLEDDEMIEIQPKPRSRRR; this is translated from the coding sequence ATGATCGCCAAGCAGATAAAAGGATCTAATTTCTATGGATGTCTGGCTTACGTCCTCAGCAAACATTCAGCCGTCATCATCGATGGTAACGTATCGGGAACATCCCCTGGTGAACTGACAAAGGAATTCCAATTATGCTCCCAGAATAATCGGAGGGTAACACGCCCCGTTTACCATGCAGTTCTCTCCACTCCCCCCAATGAGAAACCCGACCCCGGAACCTGGAAAGCTATAGCCTCGGATTTCTTAGAAGGGATGAACTTTACCGATGTTCCTTATATAGTTGTAGAACATAACGATACAGATCATAATCACATTCACATTGTAGCCGGAAGAGTTAGAGCCAACGGGACTTGTGTATCGGATTCGTGGGATTACATCAGATCCCCAAAAGTAGTTCGACACTTAGAAGACAAATATGGACTCTCCAGCCCTATCAATAACCGCTATACTCTTAAAAATAATAAACCCATACAGTTAGATGATTATCAAGCCTCATCAACTGATGAATCAGGAGCTTACAATTTGCTGAAAACTACCATCGACAGCGTGTATCCTCACTGTGAGTCATTGGTTGACCTTGCGAAGATACTCAGACAACAAGATATTAAATTGGGAATAAGGAAAACCAAACGGACTAATACAGTTCAGGGTGTACGTTACGGTATCGGGAAATACAACTTTAGCGGGACTCAACTGGGGAGGGATTATACTTTACCAGGATTGACTCATAAAAGCAGACGTTCTCATCAATTGACCTTCAATTCCACTTCTGATTTAGCGTTGATTGAGTCTTTAAGGAACTTGCAGGTTGTTCGTGAACTTGAACAGGTTCAAATACAACAACAGCAGATTCAAATTAAACTTGAAGACGACGAAATGATTGAAATACAGCCAAAACCACGAAGTAGGAGAAGATAA
- a CDS encoding IS701-like element ISCysp20 family transposase, with protein MRQQTKPSTAKCDLNIYTNYLIAEPKWSGCSRLGQIMNISHDSANRFLLREQYEPEDLFEEIKASINLIGGTLSADDTIVEKLYSDSSKVELIGYFWSGKHKKPIKGINLISLYYTAPNGDSVPINYRLYNKEEGKTKNEYLREMIKEVLEWGVMPKTITTDSWYSSKDNLKFFRERKFNFLVGIAKNRQVKVMDGKFCKVEQLDIPEDGMIVYLKEFGWVKVFQRVFKNEIPRYYVIHQTEESQLEVFTRSQFRSLCSIHWGIECYHRALKQLCGLSKFLVRTSQAIANHIFCSLRAFCQLELMRIQETIENWYEIQRELYLKVAREFIIKRAQEQKALAS; from the coding sequence ATAAGACAGCAAACGAAGCCAAGCACGGCCAAGTGTGACCTCAATATTTACACTAATTATTTAATTGCCGAGCCAAAATGGAGCGGTTGTTCACGTTTAGGGCAAATTATGAATATTTCACACGACAGTGCCAATCGTTTTCTGCTTAGGGAACAATATGAGCCGGAAGATCTGTTTGAAGAAATTAAAGCGAGTATTAATTTAATCGGAGGAACATTAAGCGCTGATGATACAATTGTTGAAAAATTGTACAGTGACTCTTCTAAAGTTGAATTAATAGGGTATTTTTGGTCGGGAAAACACAAAAAGCCTATAAAAGGAATTAATTTAATTAGTTTATATTATACGGCTCCAAATGGCGATTCAGTACCTATTAATTATCGTCTTTATAATAAAGAGGAAGGAAAAACAAAAAATGAATATTTAAGAGAAATGATCAAGGAGGTTCTGGAATGGGGAGTCATGCCTAAAACAATAACAACCGATAGTTGGTATTCTTCCAAAGATAATTTAAAATTTTTTAGAGAAAGAAAATTTAATTTTTTGGTGGGAATAGCTAAAAACCGGCAGGTTAAAGTAATGGATGGCAAATTCTGTAAAGTAGAGCAGTTAGACATTCCAGAAGATGGAATGATAGTTTATTTAAAAGAATTTGGATGGGTAAAAGTATTTCAAAGGGTTTTCAAAAACGAAATACCCCGATACTACGTAATTCATCAAACAGAAGAGTCGCAATTAGAAGTTTTTACTCGTTCTCAATTTCGCTCTTTATGTTCAATTCATTGGGGCATTGAATGTTATCATAGAGCTTTAAAACAATTATGTGGTTTAAGCAAATTTTTAGTGAGAACATCTCAAGCGATCGCTAACCATATTTTTTGTTCTTTAAGAGCTTTTTGCCAACTAGAATTAATGAGAATTCAAGAAACAATAGAAAATTGGTACGAAATTCAACGAGAGCTTTATTTAAAAGTAGCTAGAGAATTTATTATTAAGCGAGCGCAGGAACAAAAGGCTTTAGCATCATAA
- a CDS encoding WecB/TagA/CpsF family glycosyltransferase produces the protein MGGEIKLFLLTEIDDVLTPLQKNLIQGFPNLQIVGSQVLSESVNEYLLDEINQAGANLVGLYLRTPTEEVIWLAEHKNKISAVVIGLGTFFQIYSEKYTELPLYIQEIGVEGLHRIMEHPDECWEIYSKNIPDFIWQILTDRGALERRILRLFSKKF, from the coding sequence ATGGGGGGTGAGATTAAATTATTTTTACTCACAGAAATAGATGATGTATTAACTCCTTTACAAAAGAACTTGATCCAGGGGTTTCCTAATCTTCAGATTGTTGGATCTCAGGTTTTATCTGAGTCGGTTAATGAATATCTGCTTGATGAAATTAATCAAGCGGGAGCTAATTTAGTGGGATTATATCTTCGGACTCCAACCGAGGAAGTTATCTGGTTAGCTGAACATAAAAACAAAATTTCTGCTGTTGTAATAGGACTGGGAACATTTTTTCAAATTTATTCCGAAAAATACACAGAACTTCCTCTCTATATTCAAGAAATCGGAGTTGAAGGTCTACATCGAATTATGGAACATCCTGATGAATGTTGGGAGATTTATTCGAAAAATATTCCTGATTTCATCTGGCAAATTTTAACAGATAGAGGAGCATTAGAGCGTCGAATTTTAAGGTTATTTTCTAAAAAATTTTGA
- a CDS encoding transposase, translated as MVGLKNEQGLLHFLNESPWSAEELEKRRLEIILRILEGREIVVIIDETGDKKKGKKTDYIKRQYIGNLGKRENGIVSVNEARLL; from the coding sequence GTGGTAGGGTTAAAAAACGAACAAGGATTACTACATTTTTTAAACGAATCACCTTGGAGTGCGGAGGAGTTGGAAAAAAGAAGATTAGAAATAATATTAAGAATTTTAGAAGGACGGGAAATTGTTGTTATAATAGATGAGACAGGAGACAAAAAGAAAGGCAAAAAAACGGATTATATTAAAAGACAATATATTGGAAATTTAGGAAAAAGAGAGAATGGAATAGTATCAGTAAATGAGGCGCGGCTACTGTGA
- a CDS encoding response regulator encodes MKSPIPTVLIIDDKLTENDKQHYLQLCKERLDKGWYKLEFAASGTEGLELIKADSQQRIALIILDLLMDKSELDGVTLANLLAKSHVNIKIILYTAYPQWEDKLNQEARKNIVSLIEKGAKAPRVLRDFIDMLITGEGVAAEFVVDQYTRRAGLPTLRKLAKGLSSELRLRLIYELLPTFSLKTLEQIKREIPAQVDEIIEQAAGEDELKQWVFEQQKANLLPVEIPTKYVNKFWLEIREKEKKGRIYLSYYLRWNYDGEYYSKYLLKKLVEKLPPYFQTPPEYPGALPVVYYKRRGS; translated from the coding sequence ATGAAATCGCCCATCCCCACCGTTTTGATCATTGACGATAAACTGACCGAAAATGATAAACAGCATTATCTCCAGTTGTGCAAGGAGCGCTTAGACAAGGGATGGTATAAGTTAGAATTCGCCGCCAGTGGCACAGAAGGATTAGAACTGATCAAAGCAGATTCTCAACAACGGATCGCTCTGATAATCTTAGATTTATTGATGGATAAATCCGAGTTGGATGGAGTGACTTTAGCCAATCTCTTAGCCAAAAGCCATGTGAATATCAAAATTATTCTTTACACGGCTTACCCTCAATGGGAGGATAAATTAAATCAAGAAGCTCGAAAAAATATAGTATCTTTGATAGAAAAGGGTGCTAAAGCCCCCAGAGTATTAAGGGACTTTATCGATATGTTGATAACCGGTGAAGGTGTAGCAGCAGAATTCGTTGTCGATCAGTACACCCGTCGGGCAGGACTACCAACGCTGCGAAAATTAGCCAAGGGTTTGTCATCCGAACTGCGATTACGATTGATTTATGAGCTTCTACCGACTTTTTCCTTAAAAACGCTCGAACAAATTAAACGGGAAATTCCTGCCCAAGTTGATGAAATTATCGAGCAAGCCGCCGGCGAGGATGAATTAAAGCAATGGGTTTTTGAGCAACAAAAAGCTAACTTATTACCGGTTGAAATTCCGACGAAATATGTTAATAAATTTTGGCTGGAAATTCGAGAAAAAGAAAAAAAAGGACGAATTTATTTGAGCTATTATTTGCGCTGGAATTATGACGGCGAATATTACTCTAAATACTTGCTTAAAAAACTTGTTGAAAAACTTCCCCCTTATTTCCAAACCCCTCCTGAATATCCTGGTGCTTTACCCGTTGTTTATTACAAACGTCGTGGCTCTTAA